The Deltaproteobacteria bacterium sequence ATGAGTCGTGCGTGTTCTCGGATTCGGTCGAAGACGATGATCGTGTCGTTAATGGAGTAACCGACAATTGTCAGGACCGCGGCTAAGATGGTGAGGTTGAATTCAAACTGAAAGAGAGCAAAAATCCCCAGCGTGACGATAACATCGTGAAAGAGAGCGACAATGGCTCCCGGTGCGAAAAAAAAGTCAAAACGAAAACCGATATAAACCAGCATGCAAAAAAGAGAAACCAAAACGGCGAGCATTCCCTTTTTGCGAAGCTCTTGCCCAACTTTGGGCCCCACCGTTTCTTCCTGCTCCAGCACAACGCCCGGGTCTCCGAAAGTTTTATTCAATTCCGGGGTGATGATTTTGGAAAGATTTTCCTCGGAGGCGGAGGGTTTGGCTACCTTAATAATCAGCCTTCGATCTTTCGGCGCTCCGTAACGAACCACCGAGGCATCTGCCACTTGAAGCCCGGAGAGAATGTCCCGGATTTGCCCTTCCGAAACTTCTTTCGGAAAAAGATATTGCAGTTTGACGCCCCCTTTAAAATCGGTTCCAAAATTGAGTCCGCGGGTGAATAGGAGAAGGAGACTCACAGTCACCAGCAAACCGGAGCAAATCAGAAAAGCGCCGCGATAGCGAACAAACGGAAATTTAGGTGTCTTTTTAAATATTTTCATATCTATTTATAGGGGCTCGCGTCGCCCCCTCCACCGGCAAAGCCGGCGGAGCCTCCCCCTCTCGCGCCCCTTGGGCGCTACGGGTTTCAAATACTGATACGCGCTATTTTATACTTCGTTAAAAAGAGATCATAAATGGCGCGTGTCATAACGACTGCCGTAAAAATGTTGCAGACAAGACCGATGATCAGAGTGATGGCGAATCCTTTGATGGGGCCTGTTCCAAACTGATACAAAATGATGCCGGAGATAATGGTTGTTAAGTTCGAGTCGATAATGGCGCGCATGGCGTTTCCATAACCTGCCGCTACGGCCGCCTTGGGAGCTTGGCCGAGAGTTAGTTCGTCGCGTATCCGTTCAAATACCAGAATGTTGGCGTCGACTGCCATACCAATGGTGAGCGCAATGCCAGCCATACCCGGAAGCGTAAGCGTTGCCTGA is a genomic window containing:
- the secF gene encoding protein translocase subunit SecF; this translates as MKIFKKTPKFPFVRYRGAFLICSGLLVTVSLLLLFTRGLNFGTDFKGGVKLQYLFPKEVSEGQIRDILSGLQVADASVVRYGAPKDRRLIIKVAKPSASEENLSKIITPELNKTFGDPGVVLEQEETVGPKVGQELRKKGMLAVLVSLFCMLVYIGFRFDFFFAPGAIVALFHDVIVTLGIFALFQFEFNLTILAAVLTIVGYSINDTIIVFDRIREHARLIIPNTVDEVVNTSINETLSRTTITSATVFFVTAFLYFFGGETIKYFALAFMIGIITGTYSTFSIACPIYLWCYRNIPKVETYFGKKES